In Paroedura picta isolate Pp20150507F chromosome 12, Ppicta_v3.0, whole genome shotgun sequence, one DNA window encodes the following:
- the FIGLA gene encoding factor in the germline alpha, translated as MAEAPLKEVQPWPLLLTSPPEILGEILREQFGPLPFMAPITRMKRKPSGYYFPTENREQVLGRRHAANAKERERIKNLNSGFSKLKSLVPLIPKDRKPSKVDMLKAAAEYIRLLHLILEETAGRETLEDPVDDKPSGTTSVPVPPERCLLGSKVPQSSSCYIKVETDRQTACSNKVAEAPVYTWRESVLPAYVGLIELHKN; from the exons ATGGCTGAAGCCCCCCTGAAGGAAGTCCAGCCGTGGCCTCTGCTCCTGACTTCACCCCCAGAGATTCTCGGAGAGATCCTGCGTGAGCAGTTTGGCCCCCTGCCTTTCATGGCACCCATCACCCGGATGAAGAGGAAGCCCTCAGGCTACTACTTTCCCACCGAGAATCGGGAGCAGGTCTTGGGACGGAGGCATGCCGCTAAtgccaaagaaagagagagg ATAAAGAACTTGAACAGCGGTTTTTCCAAACTCAAGTCTCTTGTGCCGCTGATCCCAAAAGACCGGAAGCCTAGTAAAGTCGACATGCTTAAAGCAGCAGCCGAATACATTCGCCTCTTGCACTTGATTCTGGAGGAAACAGCAGGACGAGAG ACTCTGGAAGACCCAGTTGATGATAAACCTTCTGGGACCACTTCTGTGCCAGTACCCCCAGAGAGATGCTTATTGGGAAGCAAAGTACCACAGAGTTCCAGCTGCTACATTAAagtggagacagacagacagacagcatgCTCAAACAAGGTGGCGGAGGCCCCTGTATATACATGGAGGGAGAGTGTTCTGCCAGCCTACGTGGGGCTCATAGAGCTTCACAAAAATTGA